A single Nostoc sp. PCC 7107 DNA region contains:
- the dnaK gene encoding molecular chaperone DnaK encodes MGKVVGIDLGTTNSVVAVMEGGKPVVIANAEGMRTTPSVVGFSKDGERVVGQMARRQTVLNPQNTFFAVKRFIGRKYGELSPDSKRVPYTIRKDEIGNIKIACPRLSKDFAPEEVSAMVLKKLADDASRYLGEPVTGAVLTVPAYFNDSQRQATRDAGRIAGLEVLRILNEPTAASLAYGLDRGDTETILVFDLGGGTFDVSILDVGDGVFEVKATSGDTQLGGNDFDKKIVDWLAEQFLETEGVDLRRDRQALQRLMEAAEKAKIELSAVSITDINLPFITATEDGPKHIETRLTRSQFEGLCSDLVGRVRTPVKRALKDAGLRPEDIEEVVLVGGSTRMPMVKQLVRDLIGIEPNENVNPDEVVAVGAAIQAGILAGELKDLLLLDVTPLSLGLETIGGVMKKLIPRNTTIPVRRSDIFSTSENNQNTVEIHVVQGEREMAGDNKSLGRFKLYGIPPAPRGIPQVQVSFDIDANGILQVTALDRTTGREQSITIQGASTLSESEINRMIQDAQKYADVDRERKERVEKRTRSEALILQAERQLREVALEFGMQFARSRRQRIDNISRELKESLQANDDRGIDQAYADLQDALYELNREVRQYYAEDEDDDLFGTIKEIFTGGGDKEREREREREPDYYRDSYRDRDSYSSRDYGRDNGKDYGRDSRSSAYDSRPSRRTSRPSYQDNWDENDDDWL; translated from the coding sequence ATGGGCAAGGTAGTCGGCATCGACTTGGGTACAACCAACTCAGTAGTCGCCGTGATGGAGGGTGGCAAGCCGGTGGTGATTGCCAATGCAGAAGGAATGCGAACAACACCCTCCGTAGTTGGTTTCAGCAAAGATGGCGAAAGAGTGGTTGGGCAAATGGCACGGCGGCAAACCGTCCTCAACCCACAAAATACTTTTTTTGCAGTCAAACGCTTCATTGGGCGGAAGTATGGTGAACTCAGCCCAGATTCTAAGCGTGTACCATATACTATCCGCAAAGACGAAATCGGGAATATCAAAATTGCCTGTCCCCGCCTGAGTAAAGATTTTGCCCCCGAAGAAGTTTCGGCAATGGTACTCAAGAAATTAGCCGATGATGCCAGTCGTTATTTAGGGGAACCAGTGACAGGCGCAGTTCTGACAGTTCCCGCTTATTTTAACGATTCTCAAAGACAAGCAACTCGTGATGCAGGGAGAATTGCCGGCTTAGAAGTGTTGCGAATTCTCAACGAACCCACCGCTGCTTCCTTAGCTTATGGTTTAGATCGTGGTGACACCGAAACCATTTTAGTATTTGACTTGGGTGGGGGGACTTTTGACGTATCAATTTTAGACGTTGGCGATGGGGTATTTGAAGTTAAAGCCACCAGTGGTGATACCCAGCTGGGTGGGAATGACTTTGATAAAAAGATAGTTGATTGGTTGGCAGAGCAATTTTTAGAAACTGAAGGTGTAGACTTAAGACGCGATCGCCAAGCTCTACAACGATTAATGGAAGCAGCAGAAAAAGCTAAAATTGAATTATCTGCTGTGAGCATCACCGATATCAATTTGCCCTTCATCACCGCCACAGAAGACGGGCCAAAACATATCGAAACTCGCCTGACGCGTTCTCAATTTGAAGGTTTGTGTAGTGATTTAGTCGGACGTGTCCGCACACCAGTCAAACGGGCATTAAAAGATGCTGGACTCAGACCAGAAGATATCGAAGAAGTTGTGTTAGTTGGCGGTTCGACAAGAATGCCAATGGTAAAGCAACTAGTCCGTGACTTAATTGGTATTGAACCCAACGAAAACGTTAACCCTGATGAAGTCGTTGCAGTTGGCGCAGCCATTCAAGCAGGTATCCTTGCAGGTGAACTGAAGGATTTGCTGTTATTGGATGTCACACCTTTATCTTTGGGACTGGAAACCATTGGCGGCGTGATGAAGAAACTCATTCCCCGCAATACAACCATCCCCGTTCGGCGTTCGGATATCTTCTCCACTTCGGAAAATAACCAAAACACCGTGGAAATTCACGTAGTCCAAGGTGAGAGGGAAATGGCCGGAGACAACAAATCTCTGGGACGCTTCAAACTATATGGCATTCCCCCAGCGCCGCGCGGCATCCCCCAAGTCCAAGTATCATTTGATATTGATGCCAATGGGATTTTACAGGTAACAGCTTTAGATAGAACAACAGGTAGAGAACAAAGTATCACGATTCAAGGTGCTTCCACCTTAAGTGAATCAGAAATTAATAGGATGATTCAGGACGCGCAAAAATACGCTGATGTTGACCGCGAACGCAAAGAACGTGTCGAAAAGCGCACCCGTTCGGAAGCATTGATTTTACAAGCAGAACGACAACTGCGAGAAGTCGCCCTAGAATTTGGTATGCAATTTGCTCGCAGTCGTCGCCAACGCATTGATAATATTAGCCGTGAACTCAAGGAGAGTTTACAAGCAAACGACGATCGCGGCATTGATCAAGCTTACGCTGACCTGCAAGATGCCCTTTATGAACTAAATCGAGAAGTGCGTCAGTATTATGCTGAAGATGAAGACGACGACTTGTTTGGCACCATCAAAGAAATCTTTACCGGAGGCGGCGATAAAGAGCGAGAACGAGAACGGGAACGGGAACCTGATTACTACCGAGATAGCTACCGCGATCGCGATTCTTATAGCAGCAGAGACTACGGTAGAGACAATGGCAAAGATTACGGTAGAGACAGCCGTTCTTCAGCCTATGACAGTCGTCCTTCTCGCCGCACATCTCGCCCTAGTTATCAAGACAATTGGGATGAAAATGACGATGATTGGTTGTAA
- a CDS encoding DnaJ C-terminal domain-containing protein, whose protein sequence is MQNLQNFRDYYEILGVAKDASNEEIKKNYRRLARQYHPDLNPGNKTAEEKFKDIGEAYEILSDTTKRAQYDQFSRYWKKQGFAGKKTPKPKGWAESPSDRSNGNQTVDPSQFANFEDFINQVVGVGSRQDTRNGNTTKTDPFRSPNSKVQYTVPKNPPKTARRDIEARLTLPLEKAYQGGNERIRLEDGRSLEVTMPPAMVTGQSIRLKNQGISGGDLYLKITVEPHPLFKLEGVNIACQVPVTPSEAVLGGSVEAPTLDGPVKMTIPPGVRSGQRFRLANKGYPTDNGKRGDQLVEIQIVTPKNISPEEKELYEKIRQIETFKPRADLLG, encoded by the coding sequence ATGCAAAATTTGCAGAATTTCCGCGATTACTACGAGATTTTGGGAGTAGCTAAAGATGCCTCTAATGAAGAAATTAAAAAGAATTATCGGCGATTAGCTAGACAATATCACCCTGATTTAAATCCAGGAAATAAAACCGCCGAAGAAAAATTTAAAGACATTGGCGAAGCTTACGAAATTCTTTCCGACACAACCAAAAGAGCGCAATATGATCAATTTAGTCGCTATTGGAAAAAACAAGGCTTTGCAGGCAAAAAAACCCCAAAACCAAAAGGCTGGGCTGAAAGTCCCAGCGATCGCAGCAACGGCAATCAAACTGTAGATCCCAGTCAATTTGCTAATTTTGAAGACTTTATCAATCAAGTCGTTGGTGTGGGTAGTCGCCAAGACACGAGAAATGGTAATACGACTAAAACCGATCCGTTTCGTTCGCCAAATAGCAAAGTTCAATACACAGTTCCCAAAAATCCACCAAAAACTGCTCGTCGGGATATCGAAGCCCGATTAACCTTACCATTAGAAAAAGCTTATCAAGGTGGTAACGAGCGCATTCGATTAGAAGATGGGCGATCTCTAGAAGTAACAATGCCACCAGCTATGGTTACAGGTCAGAGTATCCGCCTGAAAAACCAAGGTATCAGCGGTGGCGATTTGTACCTAAAAATTACCGTCGAGCCACATCCTTTATTTAAACTAGAAGGCGTAAATATCGCCTGTCAAGTACCAGTCACTCCCAGTGAAGCAGTTCTTGGCGGATCTGTAGAAGCACCTACCCTCGACGGCCCTGTGAAAATGACTATCCCACCTGGTGTGAGGTCTGGTCAAAGGTTCCGCTTGGCAAATAAAGGCTATCCCACCGACAACGGTAAACGCGGCGACCAATTGGTGGAAATTCAGATAGTTACACCAAAAAATATTAGCCCTGAAGAAAAAGAACTTTACGAAAAGATCCGGCAAATTGAGACCTTTAAACCTCGCGCTGATTTACTAGGTTAA
- the cdaA gene encoding diadenylate cyclase CdaA: MRDWSKHWLTNLGWSQSLLLGTLDIVLVLALTYMILVIISERRTLWMVRGFIILMLASAISGRLGLPLLNFVLEKLVIGCAVAMAVALQSEFRRFLEQLGRGEIRQLFQTSSLSIPKSDSVIDEIVDAVKELSKNRIGALLILETTGPIDERDFSVPGVKLNAEVSKELIQTIFQPKTLLHDGATLIRGSRIVSSGVILPLSGRTASRQLGTRHRAAMGITERVENCICVVVSEETGSISLAERGTLNRPLTIRKLKESLEARLSPTVDREAVAPGLLSWVRQIGSKALVLVSRLLGLPCLRHATRTTASRDKK; the protein is encoded by the coding sequence ATGAGAGATTGGTCAAAGCATTGGCTGACAAACCTAGGATGGTCGCAGTCCTTGCTACTTGGGACTCTGGATATTGTATTAGTGCTGGCGCTGACGTACATGATACTAGTTATTATTAGCGAGCGCCGGACACTCTGGATGGTGCGAGGATTTATTATTTTAATGCTGGCATCGGCAATCAGCGGTAGATTGGGCTTACCCCTGCTAAATTTTGTCCTAGAAAAATTAGTGATTGGTTGTGCTGTGGCGATGGCGGTAGCTCTACAATCAGAATTTCGGAGATTTTTGGAACAATTAGGCCGTGGAGAAATACGCCAGTTATTTCAAACATCCAGTTTGTCCATCCCCAAATCTGATAGTGTGATTGATGAAATTGTGGATGCGGTTAAAGAACTTTCAAAAAACCGAATTGGAGCTTTGCTAATTTTGGAAACCACTGGCCCAATTGACGAGCGAGATTTTTCTGTGCCTGGAGTTAAGCTGAATGCTGAGGTTTCTAAGGAACTCATACAAACAATTTTTCAGCCGAAAACTTTGTTACATGATGGGGCGACTTTGATTCGCGGCTCAAGAATTGTATCATCAGGTGTAATTTTACCACTTTCGGGACGCACAGCCTCGCGCCAGCTGGGTACACGCCATCGGGCAGCAATGGGAATTACTGAGCGGGTCGAAAATTGTATTTGTGTAGTTGTATCAGAAGAAACGGGTTCTATTTCTTTAGCGGAACGGGGAACCCTAAATAGACCACTGACCATTAGAAAGCTCAAAGAGTCGTTAGAGGCTCGATTATCTCCAACGGTAGATCGGGAAGCTGTGGCTCCTGGTCTGTTAAGCTGGGTGCGTCAGATTGGTAGTAAAGCACTGGTACTGGTTTCACGTTTACTTGGTTTACCATGTCTTCGACACGCTACGCGAACGACCGCTTCTCGAGATAAAAAATGA
- the rimI gene encoding ribosomal protein S18-alanine N-acetyltransferase: MISSDLKLRSLTTHDLSNILELDQTCFGGLWTMEGYQRELDSPNSELLGLFSPLSPIKLLGMGCFWSIVDEAHITILAIHPQYHRQGLGQALLYALLKAAGDRGLERATLEVRASNLAAISLYQKFGFKTAGLRRRYYQDNGEDALILWLSELQYPQFQKTLDTWHTTVSKQLSQFSWQLIN; encoded by the coding sequence GTGATTTCATCAGATTTAAAATTGCGATCGCTCACAACACACGATCTTAGTAACATCCTCGAACTAGATCAAACCTGTTTTGGTGGACTTTGGACAATGGAGGGCTACCAGCGCGAGTTAGATAGTCCAAATAGTGAATTACTTGGGTTATTTTCGCCATTGTCCCCCATTAAACTTTTGGGAATGGGTTGCTTTTGGTCGATTGTAGACGAAGCCCACATTACAATTTTGGCGATTCATCCCCAATATCACCGTCAAGGTTTGGGACAGGCTTTATTGTACGCCCTCCTCAAGGCAGCTGGCGATCGCGGTTTAGAGCGAGCCACCCTCGAAGTTAGGGCTTCCAACCTGGCCGCCATATCCTTATATCAGAAATTTGGCTTTAAAACCGCTGGCCTGCGACGGCGTTATTACCAAGATAACGGCGAGGATGCTTTGATTCTTTGGCTATCGGAATTGCAATATCCCCAGTTTCAAAAGACTTTAGACACTTGGCACACCACAGTTAGCAAACAGTTGAGCCAATTCTCTTGGCAGCTGATTAATTAG
- a CDS encoding isoprenyl transferase: MTVQQTELQYLPPDLKRELLPKHIAVIMDGNGRWAKRQGLPRIMGHKRGVDALKDLLRCCKDWGIQALTAYAFSTENWKRPQEEVDFLMTLFQVVLRQELREMVEENVKIQFVGNLQALPRSLQDEITRSMEATKNNRSIRFSVATNYGGRQEILQACRVIAQKVQQGILKPDEIDESVFESHLYTAGIDDPDLLIRTSGEMRLSNFLLWQMAYGEMYITDTLWPDFDRTEFHRALCAYQQRERRFGKV, translated from the coding sequence ATGACTGTACAACAAACTGAACTGCAATATTTACCCCCCGACTTGAAACGGGAACTACTGCCCAAACACATTGCGGTGATTATGGATGGCAATGGTCGATGGGCTAAACGTCAAGGTTTGCCGCGAATCATGGGTCATAAGCGTGGTGTTGATGCTTTGAAAGATTTGCTGCGTTGTTGCAAAGACTGGGGAATCCAGGCACTGACAGCTTATGCTTTTTCCACAGAAAATTGGAAAAGACCCCAAGAAGAAGTAGATTTTTTGATGACATTATTCCAAGTCGTTTTACGCCAAGAACTGCGGGAAATGGTCGAGGAAAATGTGAAAATTCAGTTTGTGGGAAATTTGCAAGCTTTACCGCGATCGCTCCAAGATGAAATTACTCGTTCAATGGAAGCGACTAAGAATAATCGTAGTATCCGCTTTTCTGTGGCTACTAATTATGGTGGACGGCAAGAAATTTTACAAGCTTGTCGCGTGATCGCCCAAAAAGTTCAGCAAGGTATCCTCAAACCAGATGAAATTGATGAATCAGTATTTGAAAGCCATCTTTACACTGCTGGAATTGATGACCCTGATTTATTAATCCGCACTAGCGGCGAAATGCGCCTTTCCAATTTTCTCCTGTGGCAAATGGCTTATGGGGAAATGTACATTACTGATACTCTTTGGCCTGATTTTGACCGTACTGAATTCCACCGGGCTTTGTGTGCTTACCAGCAACGAGAGCGAAGATTCGGAAAAGTCTGA
- a CDS encoding DUF3143 domain-containing protein, translated as MSILPADTPLYNHPLPQIEQWLKDQGCQQDETQRHCWRVQRPDWQAELWLDTEQIVVRYREAGDNQQDIQRSFKYSLSREDIEQAVFSGP; from the coding sequence ATGTCTATTCTGCCAGCAGATACACCTTTATATAATCATCCTCTGCCACAAATTGAGCAATGGTTAAAAGACCAAGGTTGTCAACAAGATGAAACACAACGTCATTGTTGGCGTGTGCAAAGACCCGATTGGCAAGCTGAACTTTGGCTAGATACTGAGCAAATTGTAGTTAGATATCGTGAGGCTGGAGACAATCAACAAGACATCCAACGCTCCTTCAAGTATTCTCTTAGCCGTGAAGATATAGAACAAGCCGTATTTTCTGGCCCTTAA
- the lysA gene encoding diaminopimelate decarboxylase produces MVSTHPTEVQNTGVQYLPQKRNPNKTISPNQELLPLTAKVNSDDCLEIGGCDVTTLVQQFGSPLYILDEETLRSACRQYRDAFEQYYQGESQVLYASKAWNCLAVCAIAASEGLGIDVVSGGELYTALSAGVHPDKIYLHGNNKSQPELVLAIESGVTIVVDNWHELHTLVKLTENTQPIRIMLRLTPGIECHTHEYIRTGHLDSKFGFDPNDLDEVFTFVSKQPSLNCVGLHAHIGSQIFELQPHQDLAAVMVQWFRDTAKYGLNLTELNIGGGLGICYTESDDPPSIEDWVKIICEVIQETCATENIPLPKLLCEPGRSLIATSCVTAYTIGATKVVPEIRTYVSVDGGMSDNPRPITYQSVYRAIVANQMSAPITQTVTVAGKHCESGDILIKNAQLPKTEPGDILVVMATGAYNYSMASNYNRLPRPAAVVVANGEANLILQRETYQDLIRQDCLPERLKKSEV; encoded by the coding sequence ATGGTATCGACTCACCCCACTGAGGTTCAAAATACTGGTGTTCAGTATTTGCCGCAAAAGCGCAACCCAAACAAAACTATTTCGCCTAACCAGGAACTGTTACCTTTAACGGCCAAAGTTAACAGTGATGACTGTCTGGAAATTGGTGGGTGTGATGTCACAACCCTAGTTCAACAGTTTGGTTCGCCTTTATATATTTTAGATGAAGAAACTCTCCGTTCCGCTTGTCGGCAATACCGAGATGCTTTTGAGCAATACTACCAAGGTGAATCTCAAGTATTGTACGCTTCCAAAGCATGGAATTGTCTAGCGGTTTGTGCGATCGCTGCCTCAGAAGGTTTGGGAATAGATGTAGTATCTGGTGGTGAACTTTACACAGCCTTGAGTGCTGGCGTTCATCCCGATAAAATCTACCTCCACGGCAATAATAAATCACAACCTGAGCTAGTTTTAGCAATTGAATCAGGTGTCACCATTGTTGTAGATAACTGGCATGAATTACACACGTTGGTGAAATTAACCGAAAATACCCAACCGATTCGCATTATGCTGCGGTTGACTCCTGGTATTGAATGCCACACACACGAATATATTCGCACAGGACACTTAGATAGTAAGTTTGGCTTTGACCCCAACGACTTAGACGAAGTATTTACCTTTGTCAGCAAGCAACCTTCTTTAAACTGTGTAGGTTTGCACGCCCATATTGGTTCACAAATTTTTGAACTGCAACCCCATCAAGATTTAGCAGCGGTGATGGTGCAATGGTTTCGAGATACAGCTAAGTATGGTTTAAATTTAACCGAGCTAAATATTGGTGGTGGTTTAGGCATTTGTTATACAGAATCAGATGATCCACCAAGTATTGAAGATTGGGTAAAGATAATTTGTGAAGTTATTCAAGAAACTTGTGCAACAGAAAATATCCCTTTACCAAAGCTATTATGTGAACCAGGGCGATCGCTAATTGCGACATCTTGTGTTACTGCCTATACAATTGGCGCAACAAAAGTAGTCCCAGAAATTCGTACCTACGTATCTGTTGATGGTGGAATGTCCGATAATCCCCGACCAATCACTTACCAGTCAGTTTATCGGGCTATAGTTGCTAATCAAATGTCTGCTCCGATTACACAAACAGTCACAGTAGCTGGTAAACATTGCGAATCAGGAGATATCCTAATTAAGAATGCCCAACTACCAAAAACTGAACCAGGCGATATTCTAGTGGTTATGGCAACTGGTGCTTACAATTACAGTATGGCATCTAACTACAACCGCTTACCCAGGCCAGCAGCAGTAGTAGTGGCTAATGGCGAAGCAAATTTGATTTTGCAACGCGAAACTTATCAAGATTTGATTCGGCAAGATTGTCTACCAGAGAGACTTAAGAAGTCAGAAGTATGA
- a CDS encoding ATP-dependent Clp protease ATP-binding subunit: MFERFTEKAIKVIMLAQEEARRLGHNFVGTEQILLGLIGEGTGVAAKVLKSMGVNLKDARIEVEKIIGRGSGFVAVEIPFTPRAKRVLELSLEEARQLGHNYIGTEHLLLGLIREGEGVAARVLENLGVDLSKVRTQVIRMLGETAEVSATGQSGRTKTPTLDEFGSNLTQMATDNKLDPVVGRAKEIERVIQILGRRTKNNPVLIGEPGVGKTAIAEGLASRIANKDVPDILEDKRVVTLDIGLLVAGTKYRGEFEERLKKIMDEIRSAGNVILVIDEVHTLIGAGAAEGAIDAANILKPALARGELQCIGATTLDEYRKHIERDAALERRFQPVMVGEPSVDETIEILHGLRDRYEQHHKLKISDEALIAAAKLSDRYISDRYLPDKAIDLIDEAGSRVRLINSQLPPAAKELDKELRQILKEKDDAVRSQDFDRAGELRDREMEIKAEIRAIAQSKTNGASGDGVEPVVTEEDIAHIVASWTGVPVNKLTESESEKLLHMEDTLHQRLIGQEDAVKAVSRAIRRARVGLKNPNRPIASFIFSGPTGVGKTELAKSLASYFFGSEEAMIRLDMSEYMERHTVSKLIGSPPGYVGYNEGGQLTEAVRRRPYTVVLFDEIEKAHPDVFNMLLQILEDGRLTDAKGRTVDFKNTLLILTSNIGSKVIEKGASTIGFEFTEDAGESQYNRIKTLVNEELKQYFRPEFLNRLDEIIVFRQLNREEVTQIADIMLKEVFGRLTEKGITLEVTERFKDRLIQEGYSPSYGARPLRRAIMRLLEDSLAEEILSGRIKDGDTAVVDVDENGTVQVSSQQRRELLPQGIES, from the coding sequence ATGTTTGAACGCTTCACAGAAAAAGCCATTAAGGTAATCATGCTGGCCCAAGAAGAGGCCCGCCGTTTAGGTCACAACTTTGTGGGAACCGAACAGATCCTCCTGGGTCTAATCGGGGAAGGCACAGGAGTTGCGGCCAAGGTGCTGAAATCAATGGGTGTCAATCTCAAAGATGCCCGTATTGAAGTAGAAAAAATCATAGGCCGGGGTTCAGGCTTTGTGGCCGTGGAAATTCCGTTTACGCCACGGGCAAAGCGGGTTCTGGAACTATCCCTAGAAGAAGCGCGCCAATTAGGGCATAACTACATTGGCACCGAGCATCTGCTGTTGGGCCTGATCCGGGAAGGGGAAGGTGTAGCAGCCAGGGTGCTAGAAAACCTTGGGGTGGATCTATCTAAGGTGAGAACCCAAGTCATCCGAATGCTGGGAGAAACAGCAGAGGTTTCGGCGACCGGGCAATCGGGACGCACTAAGACTCCTACCTTGGATGAATTTGGCTCGAACCTAACCCAGATGGCGACGGACAATAAACTTGATCCAGTCGTAGGACGCGCGAAAGAAATTGAGCGTGTAATTCAAATCTTGGGTCGCCGGACAAAAAATAACCCAGTGCTGATTGGTGAACCAGGGGTTGGTAAAACAGCGATCGCCGAAGGTCTGGCGAGCCGCATTGCCAACAAAGATGTCCCCGACATCCTGGAAGACAAGCGCGTAGTCACACTAGATATTGGATTGCTGGTAGCAGGAACCAAATACCGGGGTGAATTTGAAGAACGCCTGAAAAAAATCATGGACGAAATCCGTTCTGCGGGTAACGTCATTTTGGTGATTGATGAGGTACACACCCTAATTGGTGCAGGTGCAGCCGAAGGTGCGATCGACGCAGCAAATATCCTCAAGCCAGCCTTGGCCAGAGGTGAATTGCAGTGTATCGGTGCCACCACCCTCGACGAATACCGCAAACACATCGAGCGCGATGCAGCCTTAGAACGCCGCTTCCAACCAGTAATGGTGGGTGAGCCATCAGTTGATGAAACTATAGAAATATTGCATGGACTGCGCGATCGCTACGAGCAACATCACAAGTTGAAAATTTCTGATGAAGCTTTAATTGCAGCAGCGAAATTGTCTGACCGTTATATCAGCGATCGCTACTTGCCAGATAAAGCCATCGACTTGATTGATGAAGCAGGTTCGCGTGTGCGGTTAATCAACTCCCAACTGCCCCCCGCAGCCAAAGAGTTAGATAAAGAACTGCGCCAAATCTTAAAAGAAAAAGATGATGCCGTGCGTTCCCAAGACTTTGACAGAGCCGGGGAACTGCGTGATCGGGAAATGGAAATTAAAGCCGAAATTCGGGCGATCGCTCAAAGCAAAACCAACGGTGCAAGTGGTGACGGTGTAGAACCCGTTGTTACCGAAGAAGACATTGCTCACATCGTTGCTTCCTGGACAGGTGTACCAGTGAACAAGCTCACCGAGTCTGAATCCGAGAAGCTGCTGCACATGGAAGACACCTTGCATCAGCGCCTCATCGGTCAAGAAGACGCTGTGAAAGCAGTTTCACGGGCAATCCGTCGGGCGCGTGTCGGTTTGAAAAACCCCAACCGACCCATTGCCAGCTTTATCTTCTCCGGGCCAACTGGGGTAGGTAAAACTGAGTTGGCAAAATCCTTGGCTTCATACTTCTTCGGTTCCGAAGAAGCAATGATCCGCCTGGATATGTCGGAATATATGGAACGCCACACCGTCAGCAAACTAATTGGTTCGCCTCCTGGTTACGTTGGTTATAACGAAGGCGGTCAATTAACCGAAGCTGTGCGCCGTCGTCCTTATACCGTGGTGCTATTCGACGAAATCGAAAAAGCTCACCCCGATGTCTTCAATATGCTATTGCAAATTTTAGAAGACGGTCGGTTAACTGATGCTAAAGGTCGCACCGTTGACTTCAAGAATACCTTGCTGATTTTGACATCCAACATCGGTTCCAAGGTAATTGAAAAAGGCGCTTCCACCATCGGCTTCGAGTTCACCGAAGATGCAGGCGAATCGCAATATAACCGCATTAAAACTCTGGTTAACGAAGAACTCAAGCAGTACTTCCGCCCAGAATTTCTCAACCGTTTGGATGAAATTATCGTCTTCCGTCAACTCAACCGCGAAGAAGTCACCCAAATCGCCGATATCATGCTCAAAGAAGTCTTTGGTCGCCTGACAGAAAAAGGTATCACCTTAGAAGTCACCGAACGCTTCAAAGACCGCCTCATCCAAGAAGGCTACAGCCCAAGCTACGGTGCAAGACCGTTACGTCGGGCAATTATGCGCTTGTTAGAAGATAGTCTAGCAGAAGAAATTCTGTCTGGTCGCATCAAAGATGGCGATACCGCCGTTGTTGATGTCGATGAAAACGGCACTGTCCAAGTTAGTTCTCAACAGCGCCGGGAGTTGTTACCTCAAGGAATTGAGTCATAA
- a CDS encoding J domain-containing protein: MPQSSETSYYSLLGLHPSASVIDIRRAYRELSKRYHPDTTELPAVLAIDKFQQINEAYATLSHPERRLSYDLKIGYSRFGVIQAPADLHRPVRYSYDYSKSAYLDASDRPLSSGEIFALFILGLTFVGCLLLALAIGFARGEAAFQTQSPLLTPKVEQHISDVSQLTSSGESQNYNFSIFK; the protein is encoded by the coding sequence ATGCCACAAAGTAGTGAAACTTCCTACTACTCGCTGCTAGGACTGCATCCGTCAGCATCGGTGATTGATATTCGCCGTGCCTATCGGGAACTCAGCAAGCGTTATCATCCTGACACTACAGAATTACCTGCTGTCCTTGCTATTGATAAATTTCAGCAAATTAATGAAGCTTATGCGACTTTAAGCCATCCAGAACGGCGACTCAGCTATGATTTGAAAATTGGCTATTCTCGCTTTGGTGTAATTCAAGCACCTGCGGATTTGCATCGTCCTGTGCGTTATTCTTATGATTACTCTAAATCAGCTTACCTTGATGCCAGCGATCGCCCACTTTCTTCTGGCGAAATTTTCGCTTTATTTATCCTGGGACTGACCTTTGTGGGATGTTTATTACTCGCACTTGCGATCGGATTTGCTCGTGGTGAAGCTGCTTTTCAAACTCAATCACCTCTACTTACCCCCAAAGTCGAACAGCATATTTCTGACGTATCCCAATTAACTAGTTCTGGGGAATCTCAAAACTATAACTTTTCCATATTCAAATAA